TCACCGCCGAGGACGACTCCGCCCTCAAGGCTCAGGAGCCGCTCCCGAACTTCCGCGAAGTCTCGCCGGGCCTGCTCCGCGGCGGTCACCCGAACACGGCGGGCATCCAGGAGCTCAAGCGCCGCGGCGTGAAGGTCATCGTCGACCTCGAGATCGCCGACTACATCGAGGCGACGCCCGGCGTCATCGCCCAAGAGCTGCGCGACGCGAAGGCCGCGGGCATCCCCGTGGTGCGCTTCCCCATGAGCGCGTTCGAGCCGGCGGTGAGCCAGCGCTTCGACGACCAGATGACGGCCGCGATGACCCAGCTCGCGAAGGCCTCGCCCTCGAACCTCACGTACGTGCACTGCCGCCACGGGCGGGATCGCACCGGGCTCGTCGTCGGACTCCACCGCGTCGAGAACCAGAAGGTGGCGCCGAAGGCGGCCTACGAAGAGATGAAGGCCCTCGGCTTCCGCACCTACTTCATCGGCCTCCGCGAGTACTTCGAGCGCCGCACCAAGACCGACGTCGACTGACCCGAAAAATCGAGCCGCGCGGACCTCCGCCGAAAACGAAAAAAGCCTCGTCTCACGGCGAGGCTTTTTTCATAGGGTTTCGGGCCCCTCGCCCTCGTCATTCCAGGCGCCTGGAAATTTTTTCCAGGCGCCTGGAATGGAAAAGACCCTCGCCCCGAGGGGCATCGGGCGCGTGCCGTCAGGGGCGCATGCGGAGGTCGCGCAGGCCGTAGTCGAGGCGCATGGCCTGCTTCGCCAAGTAGAGCGTCTCTTCGGCCACGCGGTTCGCGCGGTCGGTGTGCGCGCGCAGGATCTCGAGCACGCGCGCGTCGCCCTTCTCGCCCTCGAGCGCGGCCCTCCGCTCACGCATGGGGGCGAGCGTCTCCTCGAGGGCGGCGGCGATGTCGGCTTTGACGTGGCCGTCGCCGATGTTGTCGCCGCGCGAGTAGCGGTCCTCGAGCTCCTTCACCTTGGCTTCGTCCTTGATGAACGCGCGCACGTAGGTGAAGAGGGCGTTCGTGATGTCGCCCGGCTCGGTCATCGACTGGCGGCCCGTGTAGAGCTGCCCGAGCTTCTTTTTGACCTCTTTGGTGGAGTCGGTCAGGTAGATGACGTTGCCGAGGCTCTTCGACATTTTGTTCTTCCCGTCGGTGCCGGGGAGGCGGCCGATGCGCCCCACGAGCGCCTGCGGGATGCCGAAGACGCCGCCGTTCGGGAGGTGCTCCTCGTCGGGCATCTCGGGCGCGACCTTCGTGTACGTCCAGTTGAACCTGCGCGCGACCTCGCGGCACATCTCGATGTGCGCGACCTGATCCTCGCCGACCGGGATGAGCTCGGGGCGGAACGCGAGGATGTCGGCGCACTGACCGACCGCGTAGAGCGGGAAGCCGAAGCTGTACCGATCGCCGAGATCCTTGAGCTCGATCTCGGTCTTGAGCGTGGGGTTTCGCATGACCCGGTTGAACGGGAGCAGCATCGCGAAGTACCACGAGAGCTCGGCGATCGCGGGGATCTCGGTCTGCAAGACGAGCGTCGAGCGCTCTGGATCGATGCCCGCGGCGAGCCAGTCCTTCGCGATCTCGAGCGTGTCCCTGCGGATGTCGTCGGGGCGATCGGCGCGCGTCGTGAAGGCGTGCATGTTCGCGAGCAAGAAGAAACACTCGTAGTCGTCTTGCAGGCGAACGCGGTTCTCGAGCGACCCGACCCAGTGGCCGATGTGGAGGCGGCCCGTGGGCGTGTCACCGGTGAGGATGCGAGGGCGAGGCGTAGAAGGAGCGGTCACGCGCCCACCCTACCGCGAGTGGGCGCGTTTTTCCCGGGATATGTCGCCGCGGCTCAGAGGTCTTGGGCGACCGCGCAGCCCGCGCCGTCGACGTGGAGCTTGCGGCCGTCGATGGTGACCTTGGGGCCCTTGCCGTCGTCGGTGTAGCCCACCGTGGCCACGATGCGCTTCTTGGCCGCGTCGAACACCACGTACGTGACGCTGGGATCGTCCGTGCTGCAGGCCGACGACACCGGCGTGTCGTTCTCGCCGCACTCGGTGAGCTCGCCGCCGTCCGCCTCGCACACGGGGACGCGCATGCCCGCGGCGTGCACGACCTTGACGAGCCTGAGCCCGGACGACTCGCTCGTCGTCACCGAGATGTCCCCGCCGCACGGGAAGTCGTAATACGTAGACACCGTGTCGACGCCGAAGAGGAGCCCGTCCGGCGTCTTCAGGTAGGGGTGAATCTCCCACGCGCCGCCGCCGTCCTCGCCGCCCGCTTGGTACGCCACGACGAAGTCTTGGGCCTCCTTGGGGATGCGCGCGAAGAGCCCGGTCTTCGCCTCGTCGTTCGAGCCGACCTTGGTCTGGTCCTTCGCCTCGGTCTTCAGCGCGTCGAACATCGCCTGGAAGTCTTTCGCGAGCTTCGCGCGGGTGTTCTGGGTCTCGACGTCGGCCACGCAGGTCGACGTGCCCGCCTTGGTGGCCGCGGCCTTGGTGGGCGCGAGCACGTTCGACTTGGCGAACGACGCCTTGGCCTCCTCGGCGTGCCCGAGCTTCTCGGCGACGAGCCCGTGGTTGTAGTGGATCTGCCCGAGCAGCTTCGGGTCCTTGGTCGACGCCTCGGCCTCACGCAGATCCTTGCGCGCGTCTTCGAGCTTTCCGGCGAGGAGCTTCGCGTACCCTCGCTCCGAGAGGGCGCGCGCGTCGCCGGGGAGGGCCTTGAGCGCCGCGTCGAAGGCCGCGATGGCCTCGTCGTATTTCTTCGCGAGCGTCGCCGCGCGCCCTTTCTTGAGGGCCTCGGTGTAGGCCTTCGCGGTCTCCTTCGAGATGGCCGTCTTCCCCTTTGGAGCGGCGGAGGAGCTCGCCTGGGGCGCGGCGGAGGCCTGTGCCTTCGCGCTCGCAGACGCTTGCGGTGCCGACGCCGTGGACGCCTGTGGTGCGGCGCTCGCGGCGGGCTTCTGCCCCTCCGGTTCGGATTTGGTGCACGCGGCGACCGTGAGAGACGAGGCGAGGAGCACGAACGACAGGCGAGAGAGCTTCATCGTGCCCCCAGGCTTTCACGAAACGGGCGCGCCTGGAACGTGGTGCGTCCCCACGGCGAGAATGAATAATGGTGTCGAGCGCTTGCGTGGCGCCACAAAGGCCGAAAGGCCACCCTGGGTGGGGCGGCCTTCCGACATACACGAGCGCGAGGCGTCGCTCAGGGGCGCTTCTCGAGCGGCACGAAGTCGCGCGCCGTGGCGCCCGTGTAGATCTGGCGCGGGCGGCCGATCTTGGTGCTCGTGTCTTCCATCATCTCTTTCCAGTGCGACACCCAGCCCGGCAGGCGGCCGAGGGCGAAGAGCACGGTGAACATGTTCGTGGGGAAGCCGAGCGCGCGGTAGATGATGCCCGAGTAGAAGTCGACGTTCGGGTAGAGCTTCCGCTCGACGAAGTACGGGTCCTTGAGGGCCGCCTCTTCGAGCTGCTTCGCGATGTCGAGCAGCGGGTCGTGCACGCCGAGCGACGAGAGCACCTTGTCGGCCGCGGCCTTGATGATCTTCGCGCGCGGGTCGAAGTTCTTGTAGACGCGGTGGCCGAAGCCCATGAGGCGGAAGGACGAGTTCTTGTCCTTCGCGAGGGCGACGTACTTGGTGACGTCGCCGCCGTCCTTCTGGATGGCCTCGAGCATCTCGATGACCTCTTGGTTGGCGCCGCCGTGGAGCGGGCCCCAGAGGGCGAGGATGCCGGCGGCCATGCTCGCGAAGATGTTCGCGCGCGAGCTGCCGACGAGGCGCACCGTGGACGTCGAGCAGTTCTGCTCGTGGTCGGCGTGCAGGATGAGGAGGAGGTTCATGACCTTCTCGATCTCCGGGTCGACCGTGTAGGGCTCGGCCGGCACGCTGAACATCATGTTGAGGAAGTTCGCGCAGTACTTGAGATCGTTGCGCGGGTAGACGAACGGCTGGCCGATCGACTTTTTGTACGCGAACGCCGCGATCGTGCGGATCTTCGAGATGAGGCGCGCGTACGTGATCTCGAGCTGCTCCTTGTTCGCGAAGTCGACCTCTTCGGGGTAGTACGTCGAGAGCGAGCAGACCATCGAGGAGAGCACCGCCATCGGGTGGGCCGTCGACGGGAAGCCGTCGAAGAAGTGCTTCATGTCCTCGTGGATGAGCGAGTGGCGCGTGAGGAGCGTGCGCCAGCGCGAGAGCTCCTTCTCGTTCGGCAGGTCGCCGAAGATGAGCAGGTACGCCACCTCGATGAACTCGCAGTGCTCGGCGAGCTGCTCGATCGGGTAGCCGCGGTAGCGCAAGATGCCCTGCTCGCCGTCGAGGAAGGTGATGGCGCTCTTCGTCGACGCGGTGTTCATGAACGCCGGGTCGATGGTGACGAGGCCCGTCTTGGCGCGCAGGTTCCCGATGTCGATCGCGCGCTCGTTCTCGCTCCCGGTGACGACCGGGGCCTCGAACGTCGCATCCTTGATCTTGATCTCTACCTTCTCGGTCACGGTGGCCTCCACGGGGGGCTAACGGTGCTTTTCGGGGACGGGGCTTACAGAGTCGTCAATCGAGCCGCGGCCGCAGCTCTGGGCCCGCGTTTATACCTAGGTTTTGCCGCAACGCGAACACCAAACCTGGTGCACTGCGCAATGGTTTTTGCGGGCACCTCGGCCGTTCGTCAAGCCCTTGGAATTGAAGGACTTTTTGTAGCCGAGAGGCTCACGATGGGCCGCACGCCCGTTCAGGAGCGTGACGAACCTCGAGCTTACGATGCCGCACGCGCTCGGCACGTCGCGGCGATCGCGAGCCCGGCGCCGTCGAGCGGGCGCCGGTCCACATGCAGACTACACCCAAGCGTTGTTGAGGATCTCTCCGACGCCGCCTGCCCCGGGCACGATGTACTGGTGCTCGTCGAGGCCGCGCTCTTCGCTCCAGCGTTTGCCGGGCGTGGTAGCGAGCACGTCGGCCGGGGAGAGGCCGCGGTCGAGGCGGAGCGCGTAGATCACCGTGTCGGGGTGCTTGTCGAGCACGTTGCGAATGTACTCGGGCGTGACGATGAGGTGCATCGTGATGCACTTCTTGGGCTTGCCCTCGAGCCGCGTTTTGTAGTGCGTGAGCGCGCTGTTGAGCGAAGAGCCCGTGGCCCCCATCGGGTCGGGGAACACCAAGATGCGGTCCTCGACGTCGCGGCCGATCTTCGCGTCGTGCCAGGTGGCGCCGACCACCTTCCCGTCGGCGTCGGTCGCGCGGGACATGAAGAGGTGGTCTTGCCGGACCCCCGCGGGATCGAGGACCTCGTTCAAGAGCTCGTAGACGACCTGCGAGGGCATGGTGCCCGCGCGCGCGATGCCGATCGTGACCACCTGCGTGTTGGGATCGATCGCGAGCCCGCGGTAGACGGCCTCGGGCGCTTTGATCACCATGCGCGTGGGCACGGCCACACGCTCGCGCGGGAACTCGGCCGCGACCATCACCTCGGAGAGCTTCTCGTAGAGCGTGCGCACGAGCCGCCCGACCTCGGGCTGGACGGTGTCGCGCGCGCAGAGGCGGGCGAGCTGCGTCCACGCGAGCGGATCGTCGAGCAGGTGCACGTTGGGCCCGTACTCGTGGGCGATCTCGAGGGGACGGTAGCGGCTCGTGGCGTACGCACTTTCGACCATGCGCGCATCATGGCCCGGCACGAGGCTACGCGTCTACCGTCACGCCGCTCGTCGACGCCGCCCTCGGAGCCACGAGAGCACGACGGCCGACACGGCGAGTGGCCATCCGCCCGCCGACAGGCCGCGACCCGAAATCGAGCAGCCGGCGAGCTCGTGCCCGGCAGAGCGGCTCGGCGCAGGCTCGGCCGCCGTGCGGAGGGAGACCTCGGCGCGCGCGGGGCTGCCCTTCACGGTCGCGACGAGGGGCCGGAGCCCACCGCTCCGGGTGTGAGCGTACGTGAGCAGCTCTCCGCCCGGCCCGATCGGTTTGCCGCCGAGAACGAGGTCGAACGGAGCGCCATGGAGGATGGCGCCCTCTCCGTCCTTGGCCTGCACGTACACGTAGAAGCGCTGCTCCTTGTCCGCGGTCTTCGACGGCGGGTTCGGCTCGTCGGCCTGGGAGAAGATCTCGATTCCGGCGACGGCATCCGGCCCGACCACCTGCATCGGGAGGACCAGGGAGGCTTGGCCGGCGCGCGCCTCGAGCTCTCCCGCCACCTTGGCCGAAGCCGAGAGCTCGACGAGCTCGAGATCGGTCGTCTCGGCGACGGGCTCGGCCGTGACTCCGGCCGGGATCGTATAGGTGACCCCGGCGCGGCCACGGAGCTCTCGCCCGTCCGCGGCGAAGAGCTTCGTTTGCCACGTCGCC
The DNA window shown above is from Myxococcales bacterium and carries:
- a CDS encoding tyrosine-protein phosphatase yields the protein MTARWLSPLLVALPLLAAGCAADTTEPSEEDAAVTAEDDSALKAQEPLPNFREVSPGLLRGGHPNTAGIQELKRRGVKVIVDLEIADYIEATPGVIAQELRDAKAAGIPVVRFPMSAFEPAVSQRFDDQMTAAMTQLAKASPSNLTYVHCRHGRDRTGLVVGLHRVENQKVAPKAAYEEMKALGFRTYFIGLREYFERRTKTDVD
- the trpS gene encoding tryptophan--tRNA ligase — translated: MTAPSTPRPRILTGDTPTGRLHIGHWVGSLENRVRLQDDYECFFLLANMHAFTTRADRPDDIRRDTLEIAKDWLAAGIDPERSTLVLQTEIPAIAELSWYFAMLLPFNRVMRNPTLKTEIELKDLGDRYSFGFPLYAVGQCADILAFRPELIPVGEDQVAHIEMCREVARRFNWTYTKVAPEMPDEEHLPNGGVFGIPQALVGRIGRLPGTDGKNKMSKSLGNVIYLTDSTKEVKKKLGQLYTGRQSMTEPGDITNALFTYVRAFIKDEAKVKELEDRYSRGDNIGDGHVKADIAAALEETLAPMRERRAALEGEKGDARVLEILRAHTDRANRVAEETLYLAKQAMRLDYGLRDLRMRP
- a CDS encoding citrate synthase, which codes for MTEKVEIKIKDATFEAPVVTGSENERAIDIGNLRAKTGLVTIDPAFMNTASTKSAITFLDGEQGILRYRGYPIEQLAEHCEFIEVAYLLIFGDLPNEKELSRWRTLLTRHSLIHEDMKHFFDGFPSTAHPMAVLSSMVCSLSTYYPEEVDFANKEQLEITYARLISKIRTIAAFAYKKSIGQPFVYPRNDLKYCANFLNMMFSVPAEPYTVDPEIEKVMNLLLILHADHEQNCSTSTVRLVGSSRANIFASMAAGILALWGPLHGGANQEVIEMLEAIQKDGGDVTKYVALAKDKNSSFRLMGFGHRVYKNFDPRAKIIKAAADKVLSSLGVHDPLLDIAKQLEEAALKDPYFVERKLYPNVDFYSGIIYRALGFPTNMFTVLFALGRLPGWVSHWKEMMEDTSTKIGRPRQIYTGATARDFVPLEKRP
- a CDS encoding uracil phosphoribosyltransferase; protein product: MVESAYATSRYRPLEIAHEYGPNVHLLDDPLAWTQLARLCARDTVQPEVGRLVRTLYEKLSEVMVAAEFPRERVAVPTRMVIKAPEAVYRGLAIDPNTQVVTIGIARAGTMPSQVVYELLNEVLDPAGVRQDHLFMSRATDADGKVVGATWHDAKIGRDVEDRILVFPDPMGATGSSLNSALTHYKTRLEGKPKKCITMHLIVTPEYIRNVLDKHPDTVIYALRLDRGLSPADVLATTPGKRWSEERGLDEHQYIVPGAGGVGEILNNAWV